One genomic window of Parasteatoda tepidariorum isolate YZ-2023 chromosome 9, CAS_Ptep_4.0, whole genome shotgun sequence includes the following:
- the LOC107452796 gene encoding E3 ubiquitin-protein ligase TRAIP codes for MGWSCRVCLNKFYGETENILLVSCGHFFHGECLGQWMKITPSSTCPECSQKISISNATKIHPNLNPTGSTNEALVQESEQVLKEREKLEAEVVKKEHELQTLREEAERLRKLQTSLLTKSILEVSDVNYSILELEKKLIDVHLHLVELFYQNTDIRRLEAKKVILSTEIKLYEILQSSLSESNTEEEILRDTIHVDSLKDELSSTHELKPFVVLSSNVLNDIKNDDLFVASLKALHEHITKRNRSLKRSYFKIARFCEFFS; via the coding sequence atgggCTGGTCTTGTAGAGTTTGCTTAAATAAGTTCTATGGAGagacagaaaatattttattagtgtcTTGTGGGCATTTTTTCCATGGCGAATGCTTAGGTCAATGGATGAAAATAACCCCCTCTTCAACTTGCCCTGAATGTTCTCAAAAAATCTCTATCTCAAATGCTACTAAAATACACCCAAATCTTAATCCTACTGGGAGCACTAATGAAGCACTTGTTCAAGAAAGTGAGCAAGTGcttaaagaaagagaaaaattggAAGCAGAAGTTGTTAAGAAAGAACATGAATTGCAGACACTGAGAGAAGAAGCCGAGAGATTAAGAAAGCTACAGACTTCACTTTTAACTAAATCTATTTTAGAAGTTTCTGATgtgaattattctattttagaaCTCGAAAAGAAACTTATCGACGTGCACTTGCATCTTGTtgaattgttttatcaaaacaCTGATATCAGGCGCCTCGAGGCTAAAAAAGTGATTCTTAGTACAGAAATTAAACTGTACGAAATTCTGCAGAGTTCGCTATCTGAATCTAATACTGAAGAGGAAATTCTACGTGACACTATTCATGTTGATTCTCTTAAAGATGAGCTGAGTTCTACTCATGAGTTGAAGCCTTTTGTTGTTCTTAGTTCGAATGTGTTAAATGATATTAAGAATGATGATCTGTTTGTGGCAAGCTTAAAAGCTTTGCATGAACATATTACTAAGAGAAATAGGTCTCTTAAGCGAAGCTATTTTAAAATCGCAAGGTTTTGCgagtttttttcataa